Below is a window of Candidatus Viadribacter manganicus DNA.
GAGCTCGAAACCCTGATGGGCACGGAGCGCAATCCGGCGCGTCTCGAAGAAATGTGGACCAAGTGGCACGCGGTCGCCGCGCCGATGCGCGATGACTACACGCGGATGGTCGAAATCGCCAACGAGGGGGCGCGCGATCTTGGCTTCGACAATGTCGGCCAGATGTGGCTCTCGAACTACGACATGCCGGCCGCCGATATGGAAGCCGAGGTCGAGCGTCTTTGGGGGCAATTGCAACCGTTCTACGAGCAGCTGCATTGCTACGTTCGCGCACGCCTCAACGATCGCTACGGCGACGCCGTTGTGCCGGAAGATCAGCCGATCCGCGCCGATCTGCTCGGCAATATGTGGGCGCAGGATTGGTCGACCTTGATGCCGATCGCCCGCCCGCCTGGCGCGCGCGCGACTTACGACACGACCCAATTGCTAACGCGCGCGCACTACACGCCGGTGCAGATGACGGAAACCGCCGAGCGCTTCTATACCTCGCTCGGCTTCCCCGAACTGCCCGATACGTTTTGGGAACGCTCACTGCTCACGCGTCCGCGTGATCGCGACGTGGTCTGTCATGCTTCGGCCTGGGATATCGACAACGTAGATGATCTGCGCGTCAAGCAATGCATTCAGATCAATGCCGAGCACTTCCAGACCATCCACCACGAACTTGGTCACAACTTCTACCAACGCGCCTACAACCAGCAGCCGTATCTTTACCGGAACGGCGCGCATGACGGCTTCCACGAAGCCATCGGTGATTTCGTCGCGCTGAACATTACGCCAGAATACCTGACTGAGATCGGCCTACTGCGCCGCAACCAGATCCCGTCGGCATCGTCCGATGTCAGCTTGCTGATGGAGCGGGCGCTGGAGAAGATATCGTTCCTGCCGTTCGCGCTGACCATGGATCAGTGGCGCTGGCAGGTATTCGACGGCCGCATCACGCCGGATCGCTACAACGCCGCGTGGTGGGAGTTGCGCGAGCGCTATCAGGGCATTCGTCCGCCGAATGCACGCGACGAGACGATGTTCGATCCGGGCGCGAAGTATCACATCGCGGCAAACGTGCCGTATCTCCGCTACTTCCTCTCCTACGTGTTGCAATTCCAGTTCTACGAGGCGGCATGCCGCCAAGCTGGCTGGGAAGGCCCGCTGCATCGCTGCACGGTCTACGGAAATCGCGAAGTTGGTGAGCGGTTTGCGCGCATGCTGGAAATGGGCGCCTCGCACCCGTGGCCGGACGCACTCGAAGCCTTCACGGGCACGCGTCAGATGGATGGCGGCGCCATGGCCCGCTACTTCCAGCCGCTGATGAGCTACATGCAGGAAGAAAATCGCGGCCGCACCTGCGGCTGGTGATCTAAGCTTGCAGAAAAACAGAAGCGCCGCCTCGAAAGGGGCGGTGCTTTTGCTTTAGCCGGTGACGGCGTCGGCGCCGAGTTTTTCGCGGCACTCGGCCTCGAGCGCTTTCAAATCTGCCTTTAGCGCGTATGGCGTGCGCTCTTCGTCGCTGAGCTCGGCTGCGATTGCGTAGGCGAAGGCGCCTTCGCCGTATTGCTTCCAGGCGTCCTGCAGGGCCCGATTGGGATGGGCGCCGAGCTTCAGCTGAAACCAGAGGCTGTTCTGCTGGGCGTCGAGGTTGTGAGAACCAGAGGCCCAGACTTGCCCGCTCGCCGTGCATTGCACGGCGTAGACGCCGCGACGGTGCTTGCGTTCCTTGTATTCGCGAACAAGGTCGCGCTTGCGCTGATTGCTCATCACGCGCTCTTCTGGACGAAGATCGATCCTGCACTGTAGCCGGCGCCAAACGAGCAAATGAGGCCCTTATCGCCAGCCTTCAGATCGGCGCGGTGGTTGTGGAAGGCAATGATCGAGCCCGCACCCGCTGTGTTGCCGTAAACATCGAGCACTGTTGGTGCTTCGTCCTGAGATGCTTCGTGTCCCAACACACGCTCCGCGATCAGGCGGTTCATGTTTGAATTGGCCTGATGGAGCCACAACCTGCGCATGTCGGTGGGTTTGAGATCGAGCGCCGCCAATTGCTCCAGGATCATCTCCGAAACCAACGGCACCACTTCCTTGAACACTTTGCGGCCTTGCTGCGAGATGAGCTTGTCCGGATCATCGCGGTGAGCTTCGTCGCCGCGGTTGAGGAAGCCAAAATTGTTGCGGATGTTGTTGGAAAACACCGTTTTCAACTTGGTGCCGAGGATTGCCCAGGCGCCCTTTGGCGCGATGTCGGCGCGTTCGACCAGGATGGCGACTGCGGCGTCGCCGAAGATAAAGTGCGAGTCGCGGTCGCGGAAATTCAGGTGGCCGGTTGTCAGTTCCGGGTTCACAACCATGACCGAACGTGCGTGGCCGGCGCGGATGATGTCGGTCGCGTTCTGGATGGCGAACGTGGCTGACGAGCAGGCGACGTTCATGTCGTAGCCGAAGCCGCCTGCGCCGAGGGCGTTCTGAACTTCAATCGCCAGCGCCGGATAAGGCCGTTGCAGCGATGAGCACGAGCAGATCACCGCGTCGATATCGCCGGCATCGCGACCGGCACTCTCAAGCGCCTGCCTGGCTGCCTTCACCGACACTTCCGCCATGAGCGAGATTTCGCTGTTCGGCCGCTCTGGGATGCGCGGGACCATGCGGTTCACATCGAGCGAACCTGCTTTGTCCATTACGTACCGGTGCTTGATACCGGAGGCTTTCTCGATGAATTCCACGCTCGACGGCAGCAGAGCTGTCTTCGTTCCCGCCGCGATCTCGGCGGCGTGTTCGGCGTTAAATCGCTCGACGTACGTATTGTACGAAGCGACCAGTTCAGCGTTGGTGATAGAATCCGACGGCGTCCAAAGGCCGGTCGCGGAAATGGCGACTGTCAAAGCGTGGTCCCCGTTTGCCGCGCTGCAACAAAGCGCGCAGAACGCGTTAACCCCCCGGAGGCGGAGGCGTCAATCCGCCTCCCCATACCGCTTCAACCCGGTGCGTCTTCGCGTTGCGGCAAGATCAGCCAGGAGGGAGGATCGAGCCGAATTTCACGGCCACCGGCTGTAATCGGCTTTCCAGCGGCTACCGCATCGATTGCGCGGTCCAGTCGGAGAAGGGCGATTGCGCGTCCGGTTGCGCCAGTGCGTACCGAGCCAATTTCGGCGTCACCGCTGACGATGGGCGTCCCGTACGCGATCGCGTCGCCTTCAAATACAATCGGGCAAAATTTCTTTCGCGTTGTCGCGCGCCGCTTCATCCGGCTGACGTTCTCCTGGCCCACGAAGCAGCCCTTATCGAACGCAACGCCGTTTAGCTCTTCGAGCAATGCTTCGCCCGCAAAGACTTCCTCGGGCTGCGCGTCGCGTGCGAGATCGGGAATGCCCAGCGCGATACGTCGCGTCTCGAACTGGCCTGTATCCTCCTCAAACACTGTGAGTTCCGGGGCCGCGATTGCGCGCCGGTTCAATGCGCTGCTCCGGGGGTCTGAAACACTGCCCACGAACGGCTGGTCCGAGTGGAGCGCGACCTTATTTGCAGTCGCGTCCTCAATCGCGACTCGGGCGCGCAACTTGTAGAGATTTAGCCGGCGCATGAGTTCAGCCGCGCGTGACGGGTCGGCTTCGATGTGAATGGTCGGCTCTTTTGGGTTCCGATCGACCCACAAGAACATGTCGGCGACGACTTTGCCCTGTGGCGTCAGCAAAGCTGAATAGATCACATTCTTCTGGTCGAGCTTCGTCAGGTCTTGCGTCACCAAGTTATCCAGGAACGCAATCGCGTCGGGGCCGGAAACACGGAGAAAGGCGCGGTCGAGGCGAAGCGACATGGCCCCGACTTGGCCCCCAATGCAGTTCTTCGCAACCCTGCAGCGTTTGTTGACTTCACATTTACCCGGCATCCGCCTTTAACCAGCGCCAATGGCCTCCGTGCTTTTCCTTGCCCCCGCCGACCTTGGCGAGACCGTGCTTGCGACGGGGGCTTTGGCGCACGTGTTGGGCGAGGGTGATCAACTCACCATGCTCACGAGCGCTGACGCTGCGCCGCTGTTTCGGGCCGCGCCGGGCCTCAAGGCGAAGTACACGGTCGAGGGCGTGGGTGATGTCGGCCCGTTCATCGAACTTGCTTGGAGCCGCCGTGGGCGCCGCTTCGATGTGATGCTCGACTTGCGCCAATCGCCGGCCGCGATGGTGCTCCCGGCCAAACGCCGCCTTGTGCGCAAACAGCCCGAAGTACTCCGTCATTTCATCGAGGATTTGAGCGAACTCGTGGGCGCGGAGCGCACCTTGGCCCCGGCAATTTGGCTCGACGACCGCGCGCGCTCCGCCGCCGCTGCGATTTCGCCAGATGCCGCGCCGCTTGTGCTTTTAGCGCCCGGCGGCTCTGTGGACGATAAACGTTGGGCGCACGAACGCTTTGCCGCCATTGCGCGCCGCTTCGCCGATGGCGCGCTCGCAAATGCGCGCGTGGTGGCGTTGAGCGCCGCACCCCGGGATGCGGAGATCGCCGCACGGGTCGTGTCCAGCCTCGACGCTGACGGCGTGCCCGCTCTCGCGCCGGGGCTTGATCTGCTCGCCGCCGCCGCGCTCGCCGAACGCGCCACGCTCTGCATCGGCAACGACAACGCCCTGAGCCACATCGCCGCCGCCATGGGCGCGCCGACGCTGTCGCTGTTCGGGCCAACCGACGAACGTGTCCGCGCCCCTCGTGGCCCGCGTGTTCGCACGTTGCGGGGGCGGAGTTTCGAAGAAGCGGCGCTGGACGCACGCACCGCAATGGATGACATCAGCATAGACGCAGTTGAAGCTGCCGCGCTCGATTTGCTGCACGCCGGAGGCCTGAGATGAGTTCGCTTGTGATGCGCCGGCCTGACGACTGGCACGTCCATCTTCGAGACGGCCCGATGCTCGCAGGTGTGGTCAATTTCACCGCGCGGCAGTTCGCGCGCGCCATCGTCATGCCCAATCTCAATCCGCCGGTCACCACCGTGGCGGCGGCCGAAGCGTATAGATCGCGCATTCTAGCGGCGCTTGAGCCCGGAGTTTCGTTCACACCGCTTATGACCTGCTACCTCACCGATAGCATTGACGCTGGCGAGATCGAGCGCGGTTTCGCTGCCGGCGTCTTCGCTGCGTGTAAGCTCTATCCTGCTCACGCGACGACCAATTCCAGCCACGGCGTTACGGACATAAAGAACATCAGCTCGGCGCTGGAGACCATGCAACGCATCGGCATGCCATTGCTTTTGCATGGTGAAGTGACGGAAAAACACGTCGACATCTTCGACCGGGAAGCCGTGTTCATCGATCGTATCTTGTCGAAGCTTGTCCGCGATTTTCCCGCGCTCAAAATCGTGCTCGAACACATCACAACGCAAGAGGCGTCGGCATTCGTTTCGGAAGCTCCAGCGACAGTCGCGGCGACGATTACGCCGCACCATCTCGATTACAATCGCAACGCAATGTTCGATGGCGGCATCCGCCCGCACTTTTATTGTCTGCCGGTCGCGAAGCGTGAGCATCACCGCTTGGCGCTGCGCAAAGCCGTGACGTCCGGATCGCCCAAGTTCTTCCTGGGCACGGATTCAGCGCCGCATGCCATCCACGCCAAGGAAGCCGCTTGCGGTTGCGCCGGCGTCTTCTGCGCGCCGCACGCAATCGAAAGCTACGCCAAGGTCTTCGACGAAGAAAACGCGATGGACCGCTTTGAGGCGTTCGCGTCTGAAAACGGCCCGCGCTTCTATGGTCTGCCTCCCAACGAAGAGCGGATAACGCTCGTGCGCGAAGCCCAAGCCGTGTCCGAGCGCATCAGCGCCGGCGGCACGGAGATCGTTCCCTTCCACGCCGGCGCGACGCTGGGGTGGCGACTGGCTTGAAGTATAGCGCGCGCGGGGCGAGCTACCTCAATCGGCCCCCCAACCCATCCCGATAAATCTTCGCATCATCTTCCGTGAAGCAGCAGAACACGATGCGCTTCAGCTTTGGCGCTTGCTCCAGCGCTTGCTCGCACGCGGCAATTGCGATGCCGCAGGCGAAGCCACGCGGCCAAGCGTAGACGCCCGTGCCTAAGCACGGAAACGCGATGCTCTCGAACCCGCGCGACGCCGCCATCTTGATCGACGACATG
It encodes the following:
- the pyrC gene encoding dihydroorotase, whose product is MSSLVMRRPDDWHVHLRDGPMLAGVVNFTARQFARAIVMPNLNPPVTTVAAAEAYRSRILAALEPGVSFTPLMTCYLTDSIDAGEIERGFAAGVFAACKLYPAHATTNSSHGVTDIKNISSALETMQRIGMPLLLHGEVTEKHVDIFDREAVFIDRILSKLVRDFPALKIVLEHITTQEASAFVSEAPATVAATITPHHLDYNRNAMFDGGIRPHFYCLPVAKREHHRLALRKAVTSGSPKFFLGTDSAPHAIHAKEAACGCAGVFCAPHAIESYAKVFDEENAMDRFEAFASENGPRFYGLPPNEERITLVREAQAVSERISAGGTEIVPFHAGATLGWRLA
- a CDS encoding glycosyltransferase family 9 protein produces the protein MASVLFLAPADLGETVLATGALAHVLGEGDQLTMLTSADAAPLFRAAPGLKAKYTVEGVGDVGPFIELAWSRRGRRFDVMLDLRQSPAAMVLPAKRRLVRKQPEVLRHFIEDLSELVGAERTLAPAIWLDDRARSAAAAISPDAAPLVLLAPGGSVDDKRWAHERFAAIARRFADGALANARVVALSAAPRDAEIAARVVSSLDADGVPALAPGLDLLAAAALAERATLCIGNDNALSHIAAAMGAPTLSLFGPTDERVRAPRGPRVRTLRGRSFEEAALDARTAMDDISIDAVEAAALDLLHAGGLR
- a CDS encoding M2 family metallopeptidase, coding for MFAKPLLRTATSWIAIAALAACATTSSPTGASNANGPATAQSAAAFVQSAEEELLRRSEYEGRVAWVYNTNITFDTEWLLQRADAEGTEARVRLASEAGRYANVELPADTRRKVDLLRLSLVLPAPQREGAASELSEITTRLASTYSTGRIEYQGRQVTLDELETLMGTERNPARLEEMWTKWHAVAAPMRDDYTRMVEIANEGARDLGFDNVGQMWLSNYDMPAADMEAEVERLWGQLQPFYEQLHCYVRARLNDRYGDAVVPEDQPIRADLLGNMWAQDWSTLMPIARPPGARATYDTTQLLTRAHYTPVQMTETAERFYTSLGFPELPDTFWERSLLTRPRDRDVVCHASAWDIDNVDDLRVKQCIQINAEHFQTIHHELGHNFYQRAYNQQPYLYRNGAHDGFHEAIGDFVALNITPEYLTEIGLLRRNQIPSASSDVSLLMERALEKISFLPFALTMDQWRWQVFDGRITPDRYNAAWWELRERYQGIRPPNARDETMFDPGAKYHIAANVPYLRYFLSYVLQFQFYEAACRQAGWEGPLHRCTVYGNREVGERFARMLEMGASHPWPDALEAFTGTRQMDGGAMARYFQPLMSYMQEENRGRTCGW
- a CDS encoding beta-ketoacyl-ACP synthase III, which gives rise to MTVAISATGLWTPSDSITNAELVASYNTYVERFNAEHAAEIAAGTKTALLPSSVEFIEKASGIKHRYVMDKAGSLDVNRMVPRIPERPNSEISLMAEVSVKAARQALESAGRDAGDIDAVICSCSSLQRPYPALAIEVQNALGAGGFGYDMNVACSSATFAIQNATDIIRAGHARSVMVVNPELTTGHLNFRDRDSHFIFGDAAVAILVERADIAPKGAWAILGTKLKTVFSNNIRNNFGFLNRGDEAHRDDPDKLISQQGRKVFKEVVPLVSEMILEQLAALDLKPTDMRRLWLHQANSNMNRLIAERVLGHEASQDEAPTVLDVYGNTAGAGSIIAFHNHRADLKAGDKGLICSFGAGYSAGSIFVQKSA
- a CDS encoding YgfZ/GcvT domain-containing protein, producing the protein MSLRLDRAFLRVSGPDAIAFLDNLVTQDLTKLDQKNVIYSALLTPQGKVVADMFLWVDRNPKEPTIHIEADPSRAAELMRRLNLYKLRARVAIEDATANKVALHSDQPFVGSVSDPRSSALNRRAIAAPELTVFEEDTGQFETRRIALGIPDLARDAQPEEVFAGEALLEELNGVAFDKGCFVGQENVSRMKRRATTRKKFCPIVFEGDAIAYGTPIVSGDAEIGSVRTGATGRAIALLRLDRAIDAVAAGKPITAGGREIRLDPPSWLILPQREDAPG
- a CDS encoding GIY-YIG nuclease family protein — encoded protein: MSNQRKRDLVREYKERKHRRGVYAVQCTASGQVWASGSHNLDAQQNSLWFQLKLGAHPNRALQDAWKQYGEGAFAYAIAAELSDEERTPYALKADLKALEAECREKLGADAVTG